The Paracholeplasma brassicae genome contains a region encoding:
- the pepF gene encoding oligoendopeptidase F, protein MNTWDLSIFYNNFDEWQKDLELFESKIEEFSKFKGHLHEFESFKNYILLEEEMIQVLYKVYPYAHLAADLNLKDGETGSKYQAVLLRLSKLNQATSFFSPEVISVGEKTILEFCTRDERLKPYTFPMQKLFKQQAHVLSDDNERLLSNFGPLSSVPTSLYNALSIGDRSDETVKLSDGSSVVINTSNYRSILPILKNADDRRLVFEAAFKRYKENKNAFANVYNLVLQNMAATYKSRGYKSALESRLEGNNIPLSVFHNLKDVAYENTAPVKRYIELRKKHLGLETYHTYDRFLQLTNAEIKYPYEDAKEMFFEAIKSYDPEFVKNEIAALDEGYVDVNPKDGKRTGAYSSGFYGYHPFILLNHDETLDSVFTLAHEAGHSAHTIFSNEAQPMAIADYTIFVAEIASTFNERVLADYILSKATTKEEKIAIIEKEIDGIMATFYRQTLFATYEFLANELVEKGIPVNEQQLSKIMIDLYKHYYDIDITKEDGKQYVWAYIPHLFHTPFYVYQYSTSYAASLKIYSDVKAGKKDAMANYIKMLKLGGSMYPVDEAKVGGADLTNKDTFLAVIDRFNGLIDQLEEILNS, encoded by the coding sequence ATGAATACATGGGATTTATCAATATTTTATAACAATTTTGACGAATGGCAAAAAGACCTTGAGCTTTTCGAATCCAAAATTGAAGAATTTTCAAAATTTAAAGGTCATTTACACGAATTTGAATCGTTTAAGAACTATATTCTCCTTGAGGAGGAAATGATCCAAGTTTTATACAAAGTTTACCCTTACGCACACCTAGCGGCAGACTTAAACTTAAAAGATGGTGAAACTGGTTCAAAATACCAAGCCGTTTTACTTCGTTTATCGAAATTAAACCAAGCCACTTCTTTTTTCTCACCTGAAGTGATTTCCGTTGGTGAGAAAACCATCTTAGAATTTTGTACTAGAGACGAACGTTTGAAACCTTATACGTTTCCTATGCAAAAACTATTTAAACAACAAGCACACGTCCTAAGTGATGACAACGAACGTTTATTATCAAACTTTGGCCCACTATCGAGTGTACCTACCTCACTTTATAATGCGCTATCGATTGGTGATCGTAGCGATGAGACGGTCAAACTTTCGGATGGTTCAAGTGTTGTAATTAACACATCAAACTATCGTTCAATTTTACCAATACTAAAGAATGCTGATGACAGACGTCTCGTTTTTGAAGCCGCATTTAAACGTTACAAAGAGAATAAAAATGCGTTTGCCAACGTTTATAACCTCGTGTTACAAAACATGGCAGCAACCTATAAATCAAGAGGCTATAAATCCGCCCTTGAATCCAGATTAGAAGGTAACAACATCCCTCTATCGGTCTTTCACAACCTAAAAGACGTTGCTTATGAAAACACAGCACCCGTCAAACGCTACATTGAATTAAGAAAGAAACACTTAGGACTAGAGACTTATCATACCTATGATCGTTTCTTACAATTGACAAATGCTGAAATCAAATACCCATACGAAGATGCCAAAGAAATGTTCTTTGAAGCAATTAAATCTTATGACCCTGAGTTTGTTAAAAATGAAATTGCCGCACTCGATGAAGGTTATGTCGATGTCAATCCGAAAGATGGCAAACGTACCGGGGCATATTCAAGTGGTTTTTATGGGTATCACCCATTCATCTTACTAAACCATGATGAAACCCTCGATAGTGTCTTCACACTTGCCCATGAAGCTGGCCACTCAGCGCACACCATCTTCTCAAATGAGGCTCAACCAATGGCAATCGCTGATTATACGATCTTTGTTGCAGAAATCGCATCGACATTTAACGAACGCGTCCTTGCTGATTATATCTTAAGTAAAGCAACCACAAAAGAAGAAAAAATCGCAATCATTGAAAAAGAAATTGACGGTATCATGGCAACCTTCTATCGTCAAACCTTGTTCGCTACCTATGAGTTTTTAGCAAACGAGTTGGTCGAAAAAGGCATTCCGGTCAATGAACAGCAATTATCAAAAATCATGATTGACTTATACAAACATTATTACGACATTGATATCACAAAAGAAGACGGTAAACAATACGTTTGGGCATACATCCCACACTTATTCCACACCCCATTCTACGTTTATCAATACTCAACAAGCTATGCCGCTTCACTAAAGATTTACAGTGATGTAAAAGCTGGTAAAAAAGACGCCATGGCAAACTACATTAAGATGTTAAAACTTGGTGGCTCTATGTACCCGGTTGATGAAGCAAAAGTTGGTGGTGCTGATTTAACTAATAAAGATACTTTCTTAGCTGTCATCGATCGCTTTAATGGTTTGATTGACCAATTAGAAGAAATCTTAAATTCCTAA
- the trpS gene encoding tryptophan--tRNA ligase has protein sequence MRLVSGIQPSGQLTLGNYLGAIKQFINLQDELKDTEFFIFIADLHSITVPQDKTKLRQNIRSLAAIYLACGLDPKKVNLFVQSEVIEHNQLGYVMETTAYVPELERMTQYKDKKQKQTAGIRTALLTYPALMAADILLYDADIVPVGDDQKQHLELTRDLALRFNAQHGDTFIVPNPYIPKVGGKIMSLTDPTKKMSKSDENPKSVIYLLDDLNAVKNKIKSAVTDSDTTICYDQKNKPGISNLLTIYSLVTDVPIIQIETLYEGKTYQVFKEDLATKVVDYLRPIQERYQALLKSEALDDVLDQGRDNARNIAYKKIQKVYKRLGLNRRK, from the coding sequence ATGAGACTCGTATCAGGCATTCAACCCTCTGGCCAATTAACACTTGGTAATTACCTAGGAGCAATTAAACAATTTATCAACTTGCAAGACGAATTGAAGGACACCGAATTCTTCATTTTTATTGCTGATCTTCATTCAATTACTGTGCCTCAAGACAAAACAAAATTAAGACAAAACATCCGAAGTTTGGCTGCTATTTATTTGGCGTGTGGTCTTGATCCTAAGAAGGTTAATCTATTTGTCCAATCGGAAGTCATCGAACACAATCAGCTCGGTTATGTGATGGAAACAACGGCTTACGTTCCTGAGCTTGAACGAATGACACAATACAAAGATAAAAAACAAAAACAAACCGCTGGCATTCGTACCGCATTACTCACTTATCCGGCATTAATGGCCGCAGACATTCTTCTATATGACGCAGACATTGTACCTGTGGGTGATGATCAAAAACAACACCTCGAATTAACCAGAGATTTAGCCCTACGCTTTAACGCTCAACACGGCGATACATTTATCGTCCCAAACCCTTACATACCTAAGGTAGGCGGTAAGATTATGAGTCTTACGGACCCAACAAAAAAGATGAGCAAAAGCGATGAAAATCCAAAGTCAGTCATCTACTTACTAGATGATTTAAACGCTGTAAAAAACAAGATTAAATCGGCAGTGACGGACTCAGATACGACCATCTGCTACGACCAAAAAAATAAACCCGGCATTTCAAATCTATTAACGATTTACTCATTAGTGACCGATGTACCAATCATACAAATCGAAACCCTTTACGAGGGTAAAACTTACCAAGTATTTAAAGAAGATTTAGCGACTAAAGTCGTTGATTATTTAAGACCGATTCAAGAACGGTATCAGGCACTTCTAAAATCAGAAGCACTTGATGACGTGCTAGACCAAGGCAGAGACAACGCTAGAAACATCGCTTATAAGAAAATTCAAAAAGTCTACAAACGTTTAGGCTTAAATCGCCGTAAATAA